Part of the Tolypothrix sp. PCC 7910 genome, TTACTGTGCGTCGGGGTGTGGCGTAGCTAGTTTTAATTTGTGAAACTTCGTCTTCAATGATTGACAGCACTCTTTCCCGGCGTGCCAAAATATCTTGCAGGTCGGCAATTTGCGCTTGTAAATCTTCGTGTTCTTGGCGAATTTTATCTGCTTCTAGGGCTGTTAACCGCCGCAGTTGCATCTGTAAAATTGCATCTGCTTGGACTTCCGATAGCCCATAGGTGGTAATTAGTTCGCCTTTAGCTGTGGGTGCATCAGATGCATGGCGAATTAAGTTAATAATGGCATCTAAATGCGCTAAGGCAATTAATAAGCCTTGTAAGATATGGTCGCGTTCTTCCGCTTTCCGCAGTTCATATCTGGTACGGCGATTAATTGATTCGATGCGGAAATCGAGGAATACTTCTAAGAACTGCTTGAGTGTGAGGGTTTGGGGTTCCCCATTCACCAACGCCAGCATATTCGCCCCAAAGTTGGCTTGCAGTGGGGTTTGCTTGTAGAGGTTATTCAGTACTACTCTGGGATAAGCATCGCGCTTGAGTTCGATGACGATTCGCATCCCATCGCGATCGCTTTCATCGCGGATATCTGCAATTCCCTCAATGCGCTTTTCATTCACCAACTCGGCAATTTTTTCAATTAATGCGGCTTTGTTGGTTTGATAGGGCAATTCGGTGATGATAATTGCTTCTCTTTCTGGTCTTCCCCGTTGCTCGATAGTTTCGATGTTAGCTACGCCGCGCATGGTAATTGAACCGCGCCCGGTGGTGTAAGCTTCTTTAATTGCTGATGTTCCTAACACCTGCGCCCCTGTGGGAAAGTCGGGGCCGGGGATATACTGCATTAACTGGAGATTGGTGATTTCTGGATTGTGAATCAATGCTACTAATCCATCAATCAATTCGCCCAAATTGTGCGGTGGGATATTAGTCGCCATCCCCACAGCAATCCCAGAGGAACCATTTAATAGTAACTGGGGAATACGTGCTGGTAGAACTGTGGGTTCTTGTTGGGAACCGTCGAAGTTATCAATAAAATCTACGGTTTCGGACTCAATGTCGTGGAGTAAAGCTGTGCCAGTTAAAGCTTGCAAGCGACATTCTGTGTATCGCATTGCGGCTGGGGGATCGTTATCTACAGAACCGAAGTTACCATGCCCGTTAATTAGGGGTGATCGCATGGAGAAATCCTGTGCCATCCGCACCAACGCATCATACACCGCTGTATCACCGTGGGGATGATATTTACCTAAAACTTCCCCAACTACACGGGCGCATTTACGAAACGGGCGATCGTGCGTCAAACCTAGCTCGTGCATTGCGTAGAGGATGCGACGATGCACAGGTTTCAGACCATCCCTGGCATCTGGTAGCGCCCGACCCACAATCACACTCATGGCGTATTCCAGATAAGACCGGGACATCTCGTTCCGCAGATCTGTCGGGATAATCCTCTCCTGTGAGGTTGTCATAACCTAAAAAACTCCAAAAATCGCAGATTTTAGCCCTTTTTCTTGACAAAATGCAAAATTATTCCAAATTACTCTTGAATAATTGCCATATTTTGGTACAATTCTAGCACATATTGCTTTTTCTTGCCGGGAGAGCGGATTCAGGCAAGTAGACGGGTGGCTGATTAGGAGATGGTAAATGACTGTGCTACACAGGCTTTTGCTGAAGAGTTAAGGGCAGTTAACTAAAAAGTAGGAAACATATAAGCAATTTAAAATTGATCATTAAAAACTCTAATCTTAGGGAATTCTATGATTTCCCTAAGACTTAGATGTTAATCTAACTATCGACATCACTGGGTAAATGTAGGATAACGGTATTGACTATTGGCAATCTTTAAGAGTTTTATAATCATTAATTTTTGAGAGACGCTAAAGCAGCAATGATTTTTCAACAATTACGCATTGGCGATTACTTTCGTATACCTGGTATTAGTTTTTCTTGCGTTTATAGAAAGGCTAGCAGCTCATCTTGCACTCTAGATATGATTTTACGGCCTATCCGACGTAGCGCCATAGTGGTACCACTGAATCGACTAGAAACTAGTAAATATATTGCACAAAAGCAAAAAATGCTAAAAGACTTAGAGGATTGACCCAAATATCACTGTAGGAGCCAATAAATTAATTTAAGGAGAATAAAAACCTTAAATGACATTTATTCAATACCTAATTTATGCTTGGGGTTATTATTTTGAATTTTGCCTTACCTGCAGGGAGATAATATCAATTTTGGTTTGATGTGAGATGAAAGCCTTGAATACAATTCCTTGCCAGGATGCTGACGATTTGGTATGACACTTTCTGCATCTAGCAAAGCATCTGATTAGGTTAACAATAAATTGTCACATCTTCACCAAGCTCATCAGCCAAATAACTTAAAGCGCGGAAACGTAGATCAACCAACTGTTCATAGAAAGGGTTGAGTTTACAGAGGGGAGGAATGTGAAGCAAAGTGCGATCGCAGAATTTAATTTCTCGCTCAAAAGGACAACTAGCAGGAATCATTTTGCAAATGAAGCGTGCTAATCGGCAATTTTCGATTTTGAGAGATGTTAGCTGTTGACGTAGTGGTTGTAGTAAAATCTGAGCAAAATTTATAGAAGCGAACTGATTGGTAGATATCATACTGCTAGTGAAGGGATTTGTTGAGATTGTTGGGGAATTACTAAAACTTTTTCCATGAAGAGGCTGTCAGATTCGGAAACATCTGCCATAATTGCTTTTTTAGTTTGTTCATGCATCAAGATTTTACCTTGAGCATCAAAACTAAAGTCTTGGCTAGGAATAAATCCTTTGCCAATAAGTTTTTTTAGAGTAAATCGGGTAACTTCTACTAACAAATGTGCATAAGGTTTCCAAGCACATAAGTTATCTAAAACCCAGTGAAATGTTTTGGTATCTGTTAAAGACAATTCCAATACTGCTGCTGTTAAAAAAGATTCTGTATGTTGAACTCCCATACTAGTATTTAGTTGAGTTACCCAACATTCAGCCAGCTTTTTATCACGGAACTTTAAGATATAAAGTGCTCTTTCTAGATGGAAGTGGAACATTTCTAAATCTTTCATACTCACCAAAGAAAATACAGCAACAACAACTTAGTCACTAGCTACTAAATCGAGAGCTTAACTTTCCACATCGTTAAAGGAGGGGAAAAGGGGTAGAGGAGAGTTGTTGCTCTACCCCGTTAAGGTGTTACCGAGTTAGTGGTTTTTCTAGTTGCTTTTAACTGTAAAACTCAAAAATGCAGAAATTGTGGAGATGAAAGAAATTTAGAAAGAATTTTTCTTAGCTACCAGTTGAGAGCGCTGGCTATTTGTCCGGGCAATTTCATGGCTTTAAACGGCTTAGTAATAATTGCTTGCACTCCCAGTTCCGCAAATCGTCGCTGTTCGGTAGCTTGAGCCTTTGCTGTCAGCAAAATCACGGGAATTTCTTGAGTGCTCGGATTCGCTTGTAAGGCTTGAAAGGTAGCGATTCCGTCCATATCAGGCATCATCACATCCAACAGAATCAAATCTGGTTGTTCGGCAATTGCTTTAGCCAATCCCTCACTCCCAGAAGCCGCAGTGGAAACTTGCCAACCGCCTACAGTTTTCAAGGCGAGTTCAGCTACAGCCCGGATATCATATTCATCATCAACGATGAGAATGTGTTTCGTAGTCATACAAGTCTACTAAAGTCCTTACTACGAAATCAATTCTAATAATCTTACCTTGCTTGACTTAGTTCGATTTATTCCCACCGACTTATTTGTATAAATTGATTACCAGCAAATATGCCAATTCACTTGCAACCCAAGAACTTGCTACTGCAGCACAAACAATCAAAATAGGGGCAACGGTGAACTTACTCACTTCATCTGAAATCGAAAAATTAATGGTAGCGATCGCAGCAGGAATTAGCCCACTCAGGACAACGCTCAAACCAATGGCAATCACCTCAAATACAGGCGAAAGTAACTCGCTTCCTTGGTACCTATACAGCATTATCATCAAGCTGGCTCCAGCAACAGCGCCAGTATAGGCACAAATGGGCAGCGTGACGGGAAGAAAGATAAACCCTGCAGCTTGTGACTCCATCCAGCGACGATGTAAAATCTGTAACCAGTAAATTCCCGATAGACCAATGAGAACTGCTCCCGCGATCGCACTCAGCAAAACCACCAATACAGACCAAAAGGAATGACTTTGATGGAAAGCGATCGCGCCCACTGCGATAAATGGTGTGACTAATAATAACGGTAGCACGTAGTCTAGCATTGGTTAATCAAACACCAATTTATACAATTTAATAGCCTGTCAATGTCGTAAAGCTCGGATTCAGCGCAAATTGGATAAAGTTGAGCTTAGCTCAAGTACTTATTAATAAAATCTTTCGCTGAAATATTCCTCTTACTTGTTGTTTTTACGCTATACACTTCATCATTACCCGTATTTTTAGTAACATTGCAACCCATTCCAATTATATTGTTTGAACCAATCATGGTATTTTGCTTAACCATCGAGTTCAAACCTAAAAAAGAATTATCTCCAATACTTACATTTCCTGCCAGGTAACTACAGCTCAGTAAAACGTTATTTCCTATTAAGGAATGATGCCCAATGCTTGAAGATATTATAATTGTATTATTACCGATAGATACAAATGGCTGAATTGTTGAACCCTCACTTATGAAAACATTCTCACCGCATTCTAAATTTTCATAAGTAATTGCTTTTTTTGACACATAACTTATTAAAGAATAACCCTTGCATTTTGAAGCATTAAAAATTCTTTCTCTGATCCAATTATTGCCAACTGCAATAAAGAACTGATACTCAACTGGTGAGAAATACTCCTCAATATTCTCAAAACTAAATATAGGTAAATCTTGGTATTTTCGATGCTTGTCTACTGTCACACCAGCTTCAACACAAAGTGACACTACATCGTACTCACCATCATTTGATAAAATGTATGATACGTATTCTGCAAAAGACCCTATGCCATATATTACTATCTTATTTCTTTTCATTAGTAATTTTTTTTCTTTATAATGTCAATGGATATGTAGTATTTTTTGGTATAGTAACTCAAGTTGTGGCAAAAGTAACGAATGTGACATGAGCTTGCTATCACTACAAGTTTTTTGGGTTTATTTATTACATTTAAGCCACAAAAATTTAAGTTGAGAGAATTGGTATTATAGGAAACAAAAAATAATATATGTAATTAATTCTTTAGCTATTTATTCACGGAAGAAATAAGATTCAACTTTACTAAAATCCAAGTTGATTAAATCACCGTCTTCCACAAAAAAGTAGAAGTTGTCATCAGATTCAGATGGGTGCTGGAGTTCTAGCAATAATCGTCCCTGCGGTTCTTGTATTGTTTCTTCAACATAAGAATGCATCTCTACATATCCACCTAGCTTATTACCGCGCTGCTCCATAATGTTATTGTCAAGTTCATAGTCCCTAATCCATTCATCAAATTCCCTGCTAAGGTCTGTAAGGTCTTCAGGAATATTGAGTGGCTCATAGGAAGACTTAGCCTGCCAAAACACATCCTGCTGTAGAGAAAATCTTAAAGCATAGACATCGTCATACCATTCAAATTGCTTGCTAGCACTGGCTAAAAAGCTAAAGTCAGTAACTAAGTTATTTTTATCTTGATCAATTTCTGGAAAATACAGGATGTGGTGTTTTTCCGGACTAAGCTCACACATCGGGACATCTAAGCCTGAATAAAATTGTAAAATTCCCTGTCGAGGCAGAGCAAATCCCTCAATTATTGGGAGATCAGCGCAGTTTACCTGCATTAAAAACATCATCATCTCACCAGTTTCGCCATCGACAGGATAGCTTGTGCCTTTGGGAAGATATGGGTGACCACCAATTTTACTTTGCCAAAGTTCTAATGGATCTCCACCCCAATCAAAATTTGGATACCCAGCAGAATTAAGGTGTCCAGCCTGTTCCTCAATAATTTTGATGTAAGGTGACATATTGGCTGCCAAAAGCGATCGCAAGGGTTCAAACTCAGGCGGCAAATCGCGCAGCAGTTGTAAGGTATCTGTTGTGTTATCTATCATAAGTATTTCCTGAGATAAACCTGTAAGTCTAGCGACACAGCAAAAGCAATTGTCACTATTAATACTTGTATTTGGATAATTACTGAGCAATTGTTTATGCAAAGTTAACTCACTTACAAATAGAACTGCAAGTGTAGTATTGTGTTCGGTGAAAGACTGATCATTGATACTATTTCTCTACATCCAGGCTACAGATAATTCTCTCCCTGCTGCCTATATGCTGCCAATCATGCGGTTAAGCAAGTTAATGACTCGCTGTTCAAATTCTTGGGGAGAAATGCGCCCTTTGGTGAGGAATAGGGTTTGCCCTAGCTTTAAGCGATCGCGATCGCTATCATCTAAATCGCGTGCTGTGTACACAACTAAAGGCACGTGACATAGGCGTTGATGCTGTCGTAGCCAATCGACTACGGCAAAACCGTCATTTTCTGGCAATCCCAAATCTAGTACTAATAAGTCAGGGATGATGTTCTGGCTGACTTGAATAGCTTCTTTTCCGGTTTGAGCATAAAAGGTGGCAACGTTGTGACGATTGAATAAAGCAATCAATACCTGTGCCAAATCTAAATCATCTTCAATAATCAATACTTTGATTGATTGATTTTGTGTAGCGGTAGCTTTTTCTAAGGCTTGGTACAACAACTTGCTAGTGGGAGGTTTAACAATCCAATCACTAATGTTGTGTGGCAGGCTTTTATGAGCATCGGGTAACAAACCACTAAGAATAATTACCGGGATGTTTTGGGTGTGTGGCTGCTGTTTGAGAATCGCCAGGGTTTCCCAGCCGTCCATATCTGGCATCATCAAGTTGAGAATAATGGCATCAGGATGGTGCAATTTTGCCTGTTCTACAGCTTCTTGTCCTGATGCAGCTGCTAAGACGCGATAACCCTGTCGTTCTAGCATGGTTTGGACGACAACTCGCACCGAGGGGTCATCGTCACACTCAATTACTAAAGGGAGAGCAGCGAATTTATTCTCTGTTGGAAGTATAGATGGGTGGATATTTTCGCGATCGCCTGTGTTTTCTGGTTCGATAGTTTCTGTGTCATCTTCTGAGGCGATAGGCAAGGTAAAGAAGAATGTGCTGCCTTCGCCTAAAGTACTTTCAACGCAAATTTGCCCTTGATGATGCTGCAAAATACTGCGACAAATAGCTAAACCTAAACCTGTACCACCTTTTTGGCGCGAATCTGAGGCATCAACTTGTCCAAAACGCTCAAAAATCGATTCTAGTTTCTCTGCTGGGATACCTCGACCTTGGTCTTTGACTTTGAACAAAATTTGTTTGCCGAAGGGTGCTGCTTTCTCTGCTGTTTCTGGAATTTCCGCACTCAACGAAACTGTAGAACCCTCAGGGGAAAACTTAATCGCATTGCTGAGTAAGTTGGTGAAAACTTGAATAATGCGGTCTGGATCAGCCCAAAGTGGCGCGGATAGCGGAGAGACTGCTAATTTTACCCTTGCTTGCTCTGCCATTTCCTCTACAGTTTCTATTGATTGGTTCATCAAATCCGCAGCATCGCAGTGTTCCGGAGTCATTTGTACCTTACCAGACTCAATGCGCTCGATATCGAGGATGTCATTAATTAGACGTACTAGCCGATCAGTATTACTCGCCGCGATATTTAACATCCGTTGCGCTTCTTCTGGCTGGGTTTGCAGCACTCCACCCGCTAATAAATCTAATGCACCAGAAATAGAAGTGAGCGGTGTTCGCAATTCGTGGCTAACTATGGACACAAATTCATCTTTGAGGCGATCAATTTCGCGGCGATCGCTAATATCTTTCATAAAGCAATAATGGCCGATGAATTGCTGTTGGCGATCGTAGGCTGTAACCATCACCACTTGTTTATCAAAAACTGTTTTATCTTTCCGCACACCTCTAGCTTCCGCTTCCACTTTGCCATTAACTAGCATTTGTTGGTACGCAACGCTCAATTTTTCTGCATCTTCTGGATGGACAGTCAACAGCCAGTCCATACCAATCATGTCCTCTGGCTGATAACCAGCCATGTTCGCATAAGCGGGATTGACCTTGATATAACGTCCTTCCTGATCTAACTGTGATATCCCTTCTACGGCGCTTGTTAGTGCTGTGCTGAGGTGGCGAAGTTCTTCTTCAGCGCGTTTGCGTTCGGTAATATCGTTATTAATTTCCAGAGTTCTCTCAGGCTTGCCTTGTTCATCGCGCTGTAATGCCCAGCTACTCGACACTACAATCAAAGTACCATCACGTTTAGTATGTACGAGTTCACCTGACCAACGTCCGGTTTGCAAAAGTTCGGCTTCAATTTCGGCTAGCGGTTGGGGAAATAGAGTTTGCAAGAAATCATGAGAAATTTTGCCGATCGCTTCTTGTTTCGTCCAGCCGTACATCTCCTCTGCACCACGATTCCAAAACTCAATCTCACCGTTGAAATTGCGAACCATGATCGAGTCGTGAGTCAGATCCAGAAGAAATGCTTGTTTCTGTAATTCTTCCTCTGCTTGTTTGCGATCGCTAATGTCTTCCACGACGTAAGAAAATCGTTGACGACCACTGCAATCGCTATTAATTGCTGAAACCGTCGCTGACAGCCATTTCTTAGCGGTGGGAGTCTCGTGAGTATATTCAAAGCGAACGGGAGCATGGGTGTGTTCAGCTTCCCGATATTTTTCAATCCATTGGTTGATATACTCTTGCGGCGCGCCCATTTCGCTGGCTAGCCGATTCTGCATTGCGGCTGGTGTTAGTCCATAAAAGTTGGCGGAGGCTAGGTTATCAGAAATATGCAAGACATCATTATCCACAATTTCCACAATTCCCATCAGCATTGAGGCGCTGTTAAAGAAACTGCGGAGGGTGGCTTCACTTTGACTTAGGGCTTCTTCAGTGCGTTTGCGATCGCTAATATCTGTGATGGTGCCAATAAAATCTGTAAATTTTCCTTGACTTTCTGCCTCTGGTACTGCTTGAGTTAATACCCAAACAGTTTTACCCTGGGGATTGCGAAAACGATGCTCACATTTAAAGGGTAAGTTTTGCTGCGTAGTTTCTTGCCATTGCCTAACCACGCGATCGCGGTCTTCTGGATGCAATGATTCGATCCAGCCTTTTCCCAGCGCCTTTTCTAAAGAAGCACCCATAATCTCACAGGCTAGCTCATTCATAAAAGTGCAGTTGCCAGAAGCATCGGTACGGAAAATGCCAACTGGTGCAGTTTGAGCTAAAGTTACATACTGATGTTCGCTTTTACGCAAAGCCGCCTCAAGCCTTTGATGTTCGCTGATTTGCTGCTGTAATTTTTGATTAGCTGCTTCTAACTCAGGTTTACTAGGTTTTTCTAGGGCTTTCGGCAATATTTTTAATAATGCTATAAAAGTATAAATTGAAACTATAGCTGTAATTGCCTTCAGAACCCCAAATACCCAATAATTTGCATCCCAAACTGTCCAAACTCCCATCAAATGAGTTGTACCACAAACCGCTAGAAACGCTCCAAACAACAGCAACAGATTTTTGGCAGGCGAATCTGGGCGTTGATTCCCGAAATAAAGCAATATCGCAGAAATCGCATAATAAGCCAGAGTAATCAAGCAATCAGATAACAGATGTAACCACATCAGCCCTTGATTGCTGATATAGTAATTTAGCTGATAAATAAAGCTTATAGATGTAAAAAAAGTATTTAGTAATTCAAACATATAGCATCCTACCTTAAAAATGGAGATGAGGGAGATGAGGGAGACAAAGAAAAAACCAATTATCCCTTCCCCATTCCCCCTTTCCCCTTGCCCAGTCCCCAATCCTCAGTCCCCAATCCCCAGTCCCCAATCCCCAATCCCCAATCCCCAGTCCCCAATCCCCAGTCCCCAATCCCCAATCCCCAATCCCCAATCCCTAATCCCCAATCCCTAATCCCCAACCCCCAAAATCCGATCCGCTG contains:
- a CDS encoding response regulator, whose amino-acid sequence is MTTKHILIVDDEYDIRAVAELALKTVGGWQVSTAASGSEGLAKAIAEQPDLILLDVMMPDMDGIATFQALQANPSTQEIPVILLTAKAQATEQRRFAELGVQAIITKPFKAMKLPGQIASALNW
- a CDS encoding PAS domain S-box protein — its product is MFELLNTFFTSISFIYQLNYYISNQGLMWLHLLSDCLITLAYYAISAILLYFGNQRPDSPAKNLLLLFGAFLAVCGTTHLMGVWTVWDANYWVFGVLKAITAIVSIYTFIALLKILPKALEKPSKPELEAANQKLQQQISEHQRLEAALRKSEHQYVTLAQTAPVGIFRTDASGNCTFMNELACEIMGASLEKALGKGWIESLHPEDRDRVVRQWQETTQQNLPFKCEHRFRNPQGKTVWVLTQAVPEAESQGKFTDFIGTITDISDRKRTEEALSQSEATLRSFFNSASMLMGIVEIVDNDVLHISDNLASANFYGLTPAAMQNRLASEMGAPQEYINQWIEKYREAEHTHAPVRFEYTHETPTAKKWLSATVSAINSDCSGRQRFSYVVEDISDRKQAEEELQKQAFLLDLTHDSIMVRNFNGEIEFWNRGAEEMYGWTKQEAIGKISHDFLQTLFPQPLAEIEAELLQTGRWSGELVHTKRDGTLIVVSSSWALQRDEQGKPERTLEINNDITERKRAEEELRHLSTALTSAVEGISQLDQEGRYIKVNPAYANMAGYQPEDMIGMDWLLTVHPEDAEKLSVAYQQMLVNGKVEAEARGVRKDKTVFDKQVVMVTAYDRQQQFIGHYCFMKDISDRREIDRLKDEFVSIVSHELRTPLTSISGALDLLAGGVLQTQPEEAQRMLNIAASNTDRLVRLINDILDIERIESGKVQMTPEHCDAADLMNQSIETVEEMAEQARVKLAVSPLSAPLWADPDRIIQVFTNLLSNAIKFSPEGSTVSLSAEIPETAEKAAPFGKQILFKVKDQGRGIPAEKLESIFERFGQVDASDSRQKGGTGLGLAICRSILQHHQGQICVESTLGEGSTFFFTLPIASEDDTETIEPENTGDRENIHPSILPTENKFAALPLVIECDDDPSVRVVVQTMLERQGYRVLAAASGQEAVEQAKLHHPDAIILNLMMPDMDGWETLAILKQQPHTQNIPVIILSGLLPDAHKSLPHNISDWIVKPPTSKLLYQALEKATATQNQSIKVLIIEDDLDLAQVLIALFNRHNVATFYAQTGKEAIQVSQNIIPDLLVLDLGLPENDGFAVVDWLRQHQRLCHVPLVVYTARDLDDSDRDRLKLGQTLFLTKGRISPQEFEQRVINLLNRMIGSI
- the gyrA gene encoding DNA gyrase subunit A, with amino-acid sequence MTTSQERIIPTDLRNEMSRSYLEYAMSVIVGRALPDARDGLKPVHRRILYAMHELGLTHDRPFRKCARVVGEVLGKYHPHGDTAVYDALVRMAQDFSMRSPLINGHGNFGSVDNDPPAAMRYTECRLQALTGTALLHDIESETVDFIDNFDGSQQEPTVLPARIPQLLLNGSSGIAVGMATNIPPHNLGELIDGLVALIHNPEITNLQLMQYIPGPDFPTGAQVLGTSAIKEAYTTGRGSITMRGVANIETIEQRGRPEREAIIITELPYQTNKAALIEKIAELVNEKRIEGIADIRDESDRDGMRIVIELKRDAYPRVVLNNLYKQTPLQANFGANMLALVNGEPQTLTLKQFLEVFLDFRIESINRRTRYELRKAEERDHILQGLLIALAHLDAIINLIRHASDAPTAKGELITTYGLSEVQADAILQMQLRRLTALEADKIRQEHEDLQAQIADLQDILARRERVLSIIEDEVSQIKTSYATPRRTVITHAEGEIDDLDLIANEKVIILLTEQGYIKRMPVNTFEAQSRATRGKAAAKVKDDDTIEHFLTCCDHDSVLFFSDRGVVYCLKAYQIPVGSRTSRGTPIVQMLPIPKEEKITSIVPVDEFSSEEFLVMLTKGGNIKKTVLEAFSNIRANGLIAISLEEGDQLRWVRRARVEDSVIVGSRHGMAIHFRCNHEQLRPLGRATRGVKSMKLKAGDELVGMDILPAAILDTLSTVTETEAETEIEEIIETEEIENEESTEVAAIASTGPWVLVITMGGYGKRVPVAQFRLQNRAGQGLMATKFKNRKTKDQLATLQIVNSDDEIMMVTNRGIIIRQAVNAISVQSRSATGVRVQRLDEDDAITGVAIVPPDSGDTGELEEAE
- a CDS encoding Mo-dependent nitrogenase C-terminal domain-containing protein, producing MISTNQFASINFAQILLQPLRQQLTSLKIENCRLARFICKMIPASCPFEREIKFCDRTLLHIPPLCKLNPFYEQLVDLRFRALSYLADELGEDVTIYC
- a CDS encoding DUF1963 domain-containing protein, which gives rise to MIDNTTDTLQLLRDLPPEFEPLRSLLAANMSPYIKIIEEQAGHLNSAGYPNFDWGGDPLELWQSKIGGHPYLPKGTSYPVDGETGEMMMFLMQVNCADLPIIEGFALPRQGILQFYSGLDVPMCELSPEKHHILYFPEIDQDKNNLVTDFSFLASASKQFEWYDDVYALRFSLQQDVFWQAKSSYEPLNIPEDLTDLSREFDEWIRDYELDNNIMEQRGNKLGGYVEMHSYVEETIQEPQGRLLLELQHPSESDDNFYFFVEDGDLINLDFSKVESYFFRE
- a CDS encoding acetyltransferase, with protein sequence MKRNKIVIYGIGSFAEYVSYILSNDGEYDVVSLCVEAGVTVDKHRKYQDLPIFSFENIEEYFSPVEYQFFIAVGNNWIRERIFNASKCKGYSLISYVSKKAITYENLECGENVFISEGSTIQPFVSIGNNTIIISSSIGHHSLIGNNVLLSCSYLAGNVSIGDNSFLGLNSMVKQNTMIGSNNIIGMGCNVTKNTGNDEVYSVKTTSKRNISAKDFINKYLS